Proteins from a genomic interval of Antedon mediterranea chromosome 5, ecAntMedi1.1, whole genome shotgun sequence:
- the LOC140048686 gene encoding cytochrome P450 2J4-like — MRIIQILLNFKDLVWYTTHSKIKMALIYDNLLSLISIQNVVLLVFVILLALWLLKSNNNLPPGPRGWPIIGSIPYMFGEPHETFEEWTRIYGDIFTVKLGRETVVILNGSDVVKQALKDQGERFIDRKIIPIVEFGYTIKGGIAFRNGHPWLELRRWSSSFLRDYCHGKKGLLGRQLNLESQLTIEAEHLCQEFGKREKPFNPFHCINNAVSNIISIICFGDRFEYNDPKYKELLEGLGYLFDCTGFVSALNAFPILYYTPVYKQFRKTLLHTKSFLNDIIKRHEETFDSEDIRDIIDAYLLELQKDDVDTSVFSKDVLWRTILDLFVAGTDTVTSTLAFTIAFLVNYPEVQKKLQKEVDEVIGQKKPKWSDRHSMPYLEATIMEIQRLGNVVPFFGRRTSDCVKINGYEIPADTTVLVNLFSVHRHSDKWARPLNFEPDRFLDDLKNIQKQEALLPFGIGRRLCIGELMAKMELFLFTANLIQRFQFKVPEGRCAPSVHDCLSGITRRPKPFEICAIKR, encoded by the exons ATGCGTATTATTCAAATCCTATTGAATTTCAAAGATTTGGTTTGGTACACAACGCATAGCAAAATCAAGATGGCTTTGATTTATGACAATTTGTTGTCTTTAATTAGCATCCAAAATGTTGTGTTACTTGTATTCGTAATCCTATTGGCATTATGGTTATTGAagtctaataataatttaccaccTGGTCCTCGTGGCTGGCCGATTATAGGATCTATACCTTACATGTTCGGAGAACCACACGAGACATTCGAGGAGTGGACAAGAATATATGGTGATATCTTCACAGTCAAATTGGGCCGGGAAACAGTAGTCATTTTAAATGGTTCTGATGTTGTGAAACAGGCCCTTAAAGACCAAGGAGAACGGTTCATAGACAGAAAAATTATACCAATAGTAGAATTTGGTTATACGATAAAAG GGGGTATTGCTTTTCGAAATGGACATCCCTGGCTTGAACTTCGACGCTGGTCATCTAGCTTCCTCCGTGACTATTGCCACGGCAAGAAAGGTTTGCTTGGAAGACAGTTGAACTTAGAGAGCCAGTTGACTATAGAAGCAGAACACTTGTGTCAAGAATTTGGTAAACGCGAAAAGCCCTTTAATCCATTTCATTGCATAAATAATGCCGTATCGAATATTATTAGTATCATTTGCTTTGGCGATAGATTTGAGTACAACGATCCAAAATATAAGGAACTGTTAGAAGGCTTGGGGTACTTGTTTGACTGTACTGGATTCGTATCCGCACTAAATGCATTTCCCATATTATACTATACTCCAGTGTACAAACAATTTCGTAAAACCTTGCTACATACAAAATCATTTCTAAATGATATTATAAAACGACATGAAGAAACATTCGATTCTGAAGATATTCGGGACATCATCGACGCGTATCTGCTAGAACTCCAGAAAGATGACGTTGATACCAGTGTGTTTTCCAAAGACGTACTATGGCGAACAATTCTTGATTTGTTTGTTGCTGGAACAGATACTGTTACTTCTACACTTGCGTTTACTATCGCGTTCTTAGTCAACTATCCAGAGGTACAGAAAAAG CTACAAAAGGAAGTGGATGAAGTAATTGGCCAGAAGAAACCAAAATGGAGCGATCGTCATTCGATGCCATACTTGGAAGCCACAATAATGGAGATACAACGGCTGGGTAACGTTGTCCCGTTTTTCGGACGGCGTACATCTGATTGTGTTAAAATAAATGGATACGAAATTCCAGCGGATACCACCGTATTGGTAAACTTATTTAGCGTACATCGTCATTCAGATAAATGGGCAAGACCTTTGAACTTTGAACCGGATCGATTCTTAGATGATTTAAAGAACATTCAGAAGCAAGAGGCACTTCTACCTTTTGGAATAG GTCGTCGGTTGTGTATTGGTGAACTGATGGCGAAAATGGAACTGTTCCTTTTTACGGCAAACCTGATACAACGATTTCAATTCAAGGTACCGGAAGGAAGATGTGCTCCATCGGTACACGACTGTCTGTCTGGTATAACACGACGTCCTAAACCCTTTGAAATATGCGCCATTAAACGTTAA
- the LOC140049107 gene encoding cytochrome P450 2U1-like translates to MDFSTGSIAFENGPTWNERRRWLFGVINQFCLGKKDLGNRVNLENRINIEADYLCQEMDKPDTSFNPRHYINNAVSNIVCTACFGDRFEYTDPQFKELIKGTRYLFQHTGVSSPGNIVPILYYTPLYKEFRGVVTSMKDFINDIIRKHAETFDSGDIRDIIDAYILESQKHGKDDNSFSQDTLWRAIFDLFNAGTDTTSSTILWIITYLLNYPQIQKKVQHEVDEVLGQEKAPKYSDRLSMPFLEATIMEVQRLSNVIPLFNRATTENVNVHGYNIPAETPVLVNFWNIHLHPDNWERPLNFEPERFLSDDLMTIKKHEAFMPFGIGRRSCIGYLMAKMEIFIFTATLIQRFTFKVPDGEPTPSVKDYVPGLSLVPKPFKIFAIKR, encoded by the exons atGGATTTTTCTACAGGAAGCATTGCTTTTGAAAATGGGCCTACATGGAATGAGCGAAGACGCTGGCTGTTTGGTGTCATAAACCAGTTTTGTCTAGGAAAAAAGGATTTAGGAAACCGGGTAAATTTAGAAAATCGGATAAATATAGAAGCAGACTACTTGTGTCAAGAAATGGACAAACCTGATACGTCTTTTAATCCGCGTCACTATATCAACAACGCGGTTTCAAATATCGTCTGCACTGCTTGCTTTGGTGATAGATTCGAATACACGGATCCACAATTTAAGGAGCTCATAAAAGGAACACGTTATTTATTCCAACATACTGGCGTTTCGTCTCCGGGAAACATCGTTCCTATACTGTACTACACTCCACTGTACAAAGAGTTTCGTGGTGTGGTGACGTCAATGAAAGACTTCATTAATGATATTATACGGAAGCATGCCGAAACCTTTGACTCTGGTGATATCCGTGACATCATTGACGCATATATTTTGGAATCTCAAAAGCATGGTAAAGATGATAATTCGTTTTCTCAAGACACGCTTTGGCGCGCTATTTTTGACTTGTTCAATGCTGGCACAGATACAACTAGTTCAACTATCCTTTGGATTATTACATACCTCTTAAACTATCCACAGATTCAGAAAAAG GTACAGCATGAAGTTGATGAGGTCCTAGGCCAAGAGAAGGCACCAAAATATAGTGATCGTCTTTCGATGCCATTCCTGGAGGCCACAATCATGGAAGTACAGCGACTTAGCAACGTTATACCATTGTTTAACCGAGCTACTACAGAAAATGTTAACGTACATGGCTACAATATACCAGCAGAAACTCCGGTATTGGTGAATTTCTGGAACATTCATCTTCATCCAGACAATTGGGAACGACCTTTGAACTTTGAACCGGAGCGGTTTTTATCTGATGATCTTATGACCATTAAGAAACACGAAGCATTTATGCCTTTTGGAATTG gtcGAAGGTCGTGCATTGGTTATCTAATGGCAAAGatggaaatatttattttcacgGCAACCCTCATTCAACGGTTTACGTTCAAAGTACCAGATGGTGAACCTACCCCATCGGTTAAAGACTATGTCCCAGGTTTATCTCTGGTTCCTAAGCCATTCAAAATATTCGCAATTAAACGTTAA